The nucleotide sequence GCGAGCACAATTTATCCCAGTcctattcttaactccaagaaataaatcAATGTACATAGATAATATAATACAACACAGCAACATTACTTACCATTAAGAACCACTAAGTCTCTTTATCATGGCCCATTCTTTCTTCATGGACAGCActtaaaaattcagccactattaaagtgATTTGATCCTCACTGTCCGCCAGCAGGTCCTGAACAGTTGGTTGTGTAAGAATATGTCTATTAAATTTTAGGGCCTCaaataattgtcttctggcattactgccaaaatcacaggaaaagaatatatgctctagagtaagtcaggtagttgtttttctctttgacatctggtgggaaggcgttccacagggcgggtgccactactgagaaggccctcttcctggttccctgtaacctaacttatcgcagggagggaaccgccagaaggccctcggcgctggacctcagtgtccgggcagaacaatgggggtggagacgctccttcagatatactggaccgaggccatttagtactttaaaggtcagcaccaacactttgaattgtgctcggaaacgtactgggagccagtgtaggtctttcaagaccggtggtatatggtctcggcggccgttcccagtcaccagtttagctgccgcattctggattagttgtagtttccaggtcatcttcaaaggtagccccacatagagtgcattgcagtagttcaagcgagagataaccagagcatgcaacactctggcgagacagtccgtgggcaggtagggtctcagcctgtgtaccagatggaggtgGTAGACAGCTgcactggatacagaattgacctgcgcctccatggacagctgtgagtccagaatgactcccaggctgtgcgcctggtccttcaggggcacagttaccctattcaggaccagggagtcccccacacctgcctgcctcctgtcccccaaaaaactgctccttttcccaagagcatgtatagagtccttatgtaggttctctattggtcggagaaaataacagaggccaaccagagaatattgagaagcaaagcagctagtaagcctgatctttattagagctgttgcaacagggtgctcaccccacaccccacgcaggagggaggaggaacccagaacattggtgtgcaagctcttatacagacttttgaaattgcccaccctgtagcccaagaccacccccttgAAACATCATACattcatcacagaaggaggcggtcaaTAGcagaggaggcggtctacagaaattctagttacagataggtagccgtgttggtctgccatagtcaaaacaaaaaaaaaattttttttccttccagtagcaccttaaagaccaactaagttagttcttggtatgagctttcgtgtgcatgcacacttcttcagatacagattcgtgtgcatgcacacttcttcagattcttcaggtatctgaagaagtgtgcaagcacacgaaagctcataccaagaactaacttagttggtctttaaggtgctactggaaggaaaaatttttttttttgttttgactacagaaATTCTGTCTGccagatacctgataatggttacTGATTGCACTttctgggcagtctggccattcttttgtgatggtaaatactcagttcctgaatctcttccgcatattgatagtgtgctcagctgaacagatacttgccagactgtattagaaaagggaggtgtaagcccTCAGTTGGCAACCTTAAGTTTACTCACCTCCTCACCTGCCCGGGCCAGCTGTGAACCGGGTAAAATATAAATATCTCCAGGATCGAGAAGGAGGAAGGTGGGGAAAGTCCCTCAGGTCAGAAAAGCAGAAGCAGGAAGTGAGAAAAGGAAGCTTCGGTGGTAAATTTCAGGTGATCTTTCGTCCCCCATCTGTTGCCACGTTTGCTGTCATCATCGTATGACCTACTTGTCGACCAGAGGGACTCCCCGCCCCAGGACAACTGCAAATTTCCAGGCCCTGCTGAAACACACATGCCTACGTTCTGTGTTGAGCTGGGGGACGGGGAGGAAACTCTCGACCACATGGAAAGAAAATCTTAAAGGGAGTCAAGAAACCCCCATTGTGGTAATATATTGTGGTCAGCAATGAGTTACTTGTGGGCGGAAGGTGAACTTCTAGATGAGATGCTGTAACCAGGCAGCCTGAGTCCCTGAATCCTAAGCATCtaataacagcaacaagaagGGAGATTTTCCTCCCTCGAAAGCAGTGCTTCTTAACATGTTTTGGGTCATCGACTCCTTTGAGAATCTGGTGAAAgctatggacacacacacacacacacacacacacacacacacacacacacactgcaaatagatactgtgataagaattttaaagtcttcttgttgttgttgtttagttgtttagtcgtgtccgactctgtgtgaccccatggaccagagcacgccaggcactcctgtcttccactgcctctcacagtttggtcaaactcatgctggtagcttcgagaacactgtccaaccatctcgtcctctgttgtccccttctccttgtgccctccatctttcccaacatcagggtcttttccagggagttttctcttctcatgaggtggccaaagtattgaagcttcagcttcacgacctgtccttccagcgagcactcagggcggatttccttcagaatggagatgtttgatcttgcagtccatgggactctcaagagtctcctccagcaccataattgaatGTTCTGTGtgatgttctattgtgcttttaattctgttgggagctgcccagagtggctgggcggggtataaataatacattattattattattattattattattattattattattattattacagttatcttaaaacatttttaaacaaacacaccTCACGGAAGACTTAAGAGGACATACAAGTCAGGAAGCCGGATAGGAATTTTGATCACCCCTCTCCTAACAGAACAAAACAGACACAAGAAGTCCTGGACTCAGGTCTAGATACAATTTTATCCAGAGCCACCTAGTGGCCAAACAGTATAATTACACTATCCACTCACAGTCTGTTTTGGTAGCCTAGAGTCATGTTTCCTCATAGAGCACCGTCCtgcccttcctctttctcattccCTCTGCTGTCGAGTTTTGCGGCCTCCCTCTTGCACGTTCTTGCCACAGTTCCTCTTGAGAAGCAGAAGCTGCCGTGCTGCGGAAAGGCACAGTTGGAGAACCCCCCTCTCCGCTTTCCCCCATGAAGCCCTTTCCTTTCTTAATTCTGGCCGCGACCGCCCTGGCTGTTTTGATGACAGACGCTCGCAGGGGTAAGCTGCAAACCCTTCCCAGGAAGGGGCGAGGAAACTTCGAGGCAGGAGACACCTTAGCTGATCCAGTGCTTTCAGTGGAGGCTGGAGAAGAGGTCGAAATTCCCTGCCAACTTCAGGGGCCCAAACTGACTTGGTACTGGATTCCGCGATACCCCATCtgtgctggcttcagcgatagagGCAAGAAGGAAATATTCTCTACAAGTTCTGTTGGAGAAGACCAGGTGCTGCTGGAGCGGTTTCAATCGCGAGCAGAAAagcagggagaaaagggagagaggaactTGGTCCTTGTCCTCAAAAGCCTCTACATGAACGACTCGGGCACTTTCTACTGTTCCAACGGCAACAGAAATTCATCAAAGATCTCCGTCTCCGTGGAGCCTGGTAAAAATACTGGGAGGTTACATAGCAGTATgggtgccggatttacatataagttaacaagctatagcttagggctccactctctcgccccccccccccagtttcactaataatatacttcttcttaattgtatttcagttcaacaattactttgataaaatccatattttgttatgtgcaaatggctttagatacctcttaggtccataaattaccatatagcagattgttgttgtttagtcgtgtccgactcttcgtgaccccatggaccacaccacgccaggcactcctgtcttccactgcctcctgcagtttggtcaaactcatgctggtagcttcgagaacactgtccaaccatctcatcctctgtcgtccccttctccttgtgccctccctctttcccaacatcagggtcttttccagggagtcttctcaagaggtggccaaagtattggagcctcagcttcaggatctgtccttccagtgagcactcagggctgatttccttcagaacggagaggtttgatcttcttgcagtccatgggactctcaagagtctcctccagcaccataattcaaaagcatcatatagcatatattcaacaacaaaaaagaaactgccgacaatttgttgttgacaaaagacatcAGCAAAGCTAACGGATAAGTGCCATGAAAAAGACagtagtgatttttttaaaagaatgggaacctCTCATAAActatctcaggggtcagcaaacttttccagtagggggctggtccactgtctctcagacctagttggggggggggggcagactatattttgaagggggggaaatgagcgaattcctatgccccacaaatcacccagaggtgcattttaaataaaagcacacattctactcatgtaaaaacacactgattccaggaccgtccacgggccggatttagaaggcgattgggctggatctggccccagggccttagtttgcctactaaTGAACTATCTGCAGAAACAACTGAAAAAATGGACTTGGTAGCAGGATTTGCATAAACATTCACAACTTTACTTAACAAAATGCCTGAAGAATaacattttaataacattttgaCAGGTAAGGAATAGCAGATTGTATCATTTAATGTAACAAACCAGAGGGGAAGTTGAAGGAAGTcaacaggaagggggggggggaatgtagagTGTATGTTTGGAAATGATTTTGATATTTGttgttagaaaagaaaactaataaaaattatataccaaaaaagaaaaagaacagctcGACacataaagggctccattaccttcagtagcttaggcctcatcaaacctaatccGGCCCTGGATGGGGCTTGGATGCACATAGGACAAATCCACATTAAACGCAGTGTTATACCGGTTtaacagttaataataataataataataataataataataataataataataataaattatatatacctcgcccatctggctgagtttccccagccactctgggcggctcccaacagaatattaaaaacacggtaaaagatcaaacattaaaagcttccctaaacagggctgccttcagatgtcttctaaaagtcagatagttgcttatttccttgatatctgatgggagggcgccaccaccaagaaggcttctctcaaagaatcctgggaactgttactTGTCAAAGGTGCTGAGGTTTGTTAGAagacccctcacagagccacaatgcccagcaccctgaaccaaagacagttcccagaattcctttggGGAAGCCATAAGAAACCGTTAAAAGTGGAATAAGCTTTAAATTTGTGGTGTGGATCCAACATGACCTCAGAtgatttcagaccctccaagtctccctattttccagggacagtcctggatttacagaagccgtcctggtttctgatttgatcacgaaatgtcccatttttccttaggacatccctattttcatcacagaaatgttggagggtatggtgttatGTGACCcactgagccaaggaaataagtaactatacaacctttggaagacatccgaaggcagccctgcatggggaagttttttttaaaaaaatgtttaatgttttatgatgtttttatatatgttggaagccgccaaggaGGAGAGCAATTTGTAACCCCATCAGAACACTGTGCTGGACAGAGAGATTTGAACCTCTCTGCTCACCCCAATGTCAtgttaatttgttttctttttcccaaCACTGCCACAATGGGGGCATGGAAGGAAATGCGATCAGGACCTCGAACTGTAAATTGGGATGAAAGAACCGTAGTCTCTGTTAGAGGAATAGCATAGGAGGAAATCCTGTCACGGGAAGAACTGAGGTCAGTTCCCCAGGCCTGATTGTTCTTATCCTTTTGTTCATTTATGTCAGATAAAGAAAATGGAATTCGGGTCAGACCTTCTACCACACCCCCTGGACACCATGATTCGGTAACCCTCTCCTGTAAACCCTGTAAGGA is from Podarcis muralis chromosome 2, rPodMur119.hap1.1, whole genome shotgun sequence and encodes:
- the MPIG6B gene encoding megakaryocyte and platelet inhibitory receptor G6b, whose protein sequence is MRPKRIIETGAEAAVLRKGTVGEPPSPLSPMKPFPFLILAATALAVLMTDARRGKLQTLPRKGRGNFEAGDTLADPVLSVEAGEEVEIPCQLQGPKLTWYWIPRYPICAGFSDRGKKEIFSTSSVGEDQVLLERFQSRAEKQGEKGERNLVLVLKSLYMNDSGTFYCSNGNRNSSKISVSVEPDKENGIRVRPSTTPPGHHDSVTLSCKPCKDQRGDKSDGNTKITWTQNGLPVSNNSADIRVKRNAITIERFSSRYYGLWNCSHPACQNGYCLEGNLENPHLEGECRVWQRLVGILATINGPSSSISVHSKVSSNSII